From a single Cyprinus carpio isolate SPL01 chromosome A3, ASM1834038v1, whole genome shotgun sequence genomic region:
- the LOC109062113 gene encoding gap junction gamma-1 protein-like: MSWSFLTRLLEEIQHHSTSVGKLWLTALVVFRIVLTAVGGESIYYDEQSKFVCNSGQPGCENVCYDAFAPLSHVRFWVFQIILSAMPSLLYMGYAANKISHNEELRGGTGAVAPAASDSAGGGYTQRRPRKMYFGARQHRPGHEDGEEEREDDPMIYEVPEIDNTRRELVPPRPKPKVRHDGRRRIRDDGLMRVYVLQLLTRSALEAGFLAGQYLLYGFRVEPIFVCSDKPCPHHVDCFISRPTEKTIFLRIMYGVSCLCLLLNLWEMIHLGVGTLRDALRKRNESTTDDEYQLGLLAGGGVSVGVGGPSLSEGEPGGGVVGSVREADYVGYPFSWNTPSAPPGYNIVVKPETMPYTDLSNAKMACKQNRANIAQEEQQQYGSNEDNFPSAGEARPPPINKDVIQLEAAIQAYTLQHHASNNHDEINHTNDIDEKPQSNITTAPQKERKQWSKHGKSGSAGSSSSSSSKSGEGKPSVWI, translated from the coding sequence ATGAGCTGGAGCTTCCTGACACGTCTGCTGGAGGAGATCCAGCACCACTCCACATCGGTGGGGAAACTCTGGCTCACTGCGCTAGTTGTCTTCCGCATCGTACTGACTGCAGTGGGTGGCGAATCCATATACTATGATGAGCAGAGTAAGTTTGTCTGCAACTCAGGCCAGCCAGGATGTGAGAACGTCTGCTACGATGCCTTCGCGCCACTCTCGCACGTGCGATTCTGGGTCTTTCAGATCATCCTGTCCGCCATGCCCTCTCTGCTCTATATGGGCTACGCGGCCAATAAGATCTCCCACAACGAGGAATTGCGGGGCGGCACGGGGGCCGTGGCTCCAGCTGCAAGTGACTCAGCAGGGGGCGGATACACTCAGCGCAGACCGAGAAAGATGTACTTTGGTGCACGGCAGCACCGGCCAGGACATGAGGATGGGGAAGAGGAACGCGAGGACGACCCCATGATCTACGAAGTGCCTGAGATAGACAACACACGTCGTGAGTTGGTGCCACCGCGACCCAAACCCAAAGTGCGCCATGATGGACGCCGGCGTATACGAGACGATGGTCTGATGCGAGTGTATGTGCTACAGCTGCTGACGCGCTCCGCATTGGAGGCGGGTTTTCTGGCGGGACAGTACCTGTTGTACGGCTTTCGTGTGGAACCAATCTTTGTGTGCTCGGATAAACCCTGCCCACACCATGTGGACTGCTTCATATCACGCCCCACCGAAAAGACCATCTTCCTCCGAATCATGTACGGTGTCAGCTGCCTTTGCCTGCTGCTAAACCTATGGGAAATGATTCACCTTGGAGTGGGAACTCTCCGTGACGCACTGCGCAAACGAAACGAATCAACCACCGATGATGAGTACCAGCTCGGCTTGCTTGCGGGAGGGGGTGTGTCTGTCGGAGTAGGTGGGCCTTCACTCAGCGAGGGGGAACCAGGAGGCGGAGTTGTGGGCAGCGTACGAGAAGCAGACTATGTTGGTTATCCCTTCTCCTGGAACACCCCTTCTGCGCCACCAGGTTACAACATTGTGGTGAAGCCCGAGACAATGCCGTACACAGACCTGAGCAATGCCAAGATGGCGTGCAAGCAGAACCGTGCCAACATTGCacaggaggagcagcagcagtacGGCTCCAATGAGGATAACTTCCCATCTGCAGGTGAGGCGAGACCGCCTCCCATCAACAAAGATGTGATACAGTTAGAGGCAGCGATTCAAGCCTATACCTTGCAGCACCATGCTAGCAATAACCACGATGAGATAAACCACACCAATGACATAGACGAGAAGCCTCAGAGTAACATCACCACAGCACCACAGAAGGAGCGAAAGCAATGGTCCAAACATGGAAAATCTGGGAGCGCtggaagcagcagcagcagcagcagcaagtcAGGAGAAGGAAAACCATCTGTCTGGATCTGA